The Chitinophagales bacterium genome includes a region encoding these proteins:
- a CDS encoding COX15/CtaA family protein produces the protein MITEQKRNKIIGVWLMLGVFMLLVQIFLGGVTRLTGSGLSITEWKAIMGFIPPMNVQEWTIAFEKYKQFDQFRLVNSTITLQEFKSLFFWEYIHRFWARFMGLCAFLPMIYFIIKKILLKKDILKLLLLIALGGLAGIVGWIMVMSGLEANKVLVNPFKLMFHLLIATLIIALTFRFALGYLYNKPMSNKNNATIVGFLVLVILQIGVGALVAGSKAALACNTFPLMNGSYYPNTIDFSVSYEASFNLLIQFIHRNIAFVIILYFIYLWIKTKHIDYRKFKLERTILALLIILQITLGIITVMSSKGNIPIFFAEIHQLGAYGVLLSTIALQYFYKIKL, from the coding sequence ATGATTACTGAACAAAAAAGAAATAAAATTATAGGTGTTTGGCTAATGCTTGGTGTTTTCATGCTGTTAGTTCAAATATTTTTAGGTGGTGTAACACGATTAACTGGTTCTGGTTTATCTATTACAGAATGGAAAGCTATCATGGGTTTTATTCCACCTATGAATGTACAAGAGTGGACAATAGCTTTTGAAAAATACAAACAATTCGACCAATTCAGATTAGTCAATAGTACTATAACACTACAAGAATTTAAGTCGTTATTTTTTTGGGAATACATTCATCGTTTTTGGGCAAGATTTATGGGATTGTGTGCTTTTCTTCCAATGATATATTTTATAATTAAAAAAATATTACTTAAAAAAGATATACTAAAATTATTATTACTAATTGCATTAGGTGGTTTGGCTGGCATTGTTGGTTGGATAATGGTAATGAGTGGTTTAGAAGCCAACAAAGTATTAGTTAATCCATTTAAACTGATGTTTCACTTGCTTATAGCAACACTAATTATAGCACTTACATTTAGATTTGCTTTAGGTTATTTATACAATAAACCTATGAGCAATAAAAACAATGCAACTATTGTTGGATTTTTGGTTTTGGTTATTCTACAAATTGGTGTTGGTGCATTGGTTGCTGGTTCTAAAGCTGCACTAGCATGTAATACATTTCCATTAATGAATGGTAGTTATTATCCAAACACTATTGATTTTAGTGTTTCCTACGAAGCATCTTTTAATTTATTAATTCAGTTTATTCATAGAAATATTGCTTTTGTTATTATTCTATATTTTATTTATTTATGGATTAAAACCAAGCACATTGATTATAGAAAATTTAAGCTAGAAAGAACCATTCTTGCTCTTTTAATTATACTACAAATTACTCTTGGAATAATAACTGTAATGAGTAGCAAAGGCAATATTCCAATCTTTTTTGCAGAGATTCACCAACTTGGTGCTTATGGTGTTTTATTAAGTACTATTGCATTACAATACTTTTATAAAATTAAACTATAG
- the guaB gene encoding IMP dehydrogenase yields the protein MEINSRFSQHKFAGEGLTFDDVLLIPSYSNILPRETNLQTKVTRNISINIPILSAAMDTVTEAPLAIALAREGGIGVIHKNMSIEQQAAQVRKVKRSESGLIIDPITLKANNKVEDAMQLMAENKIGGIPITDDNNYLIGILTNRDLRFCKNYKIDIKDLMTKDNLVTAPEGTSLQQAENILHEYKIEKLPVVDKNGKLIGLITYKDILKVKNYPNASKDDLGRLRTAAAVGVTEDMFDRISALVSVGVDFITIDTAHGHSAGVINAVKKAKQQFNHLDIVAGNIATAEAAKALAEAGADAIKVGIGPGSICTTRIVAGVGVPQLSAIYESAMALKGTNIPIIGDGGIRYTGDVVKAIAAGANTIMAGSLFAGTDESPGHTVIYEGRKFKVYRGMGSLEAMDSGSKDRYFQDVEDDIKKLVPEGIVGRVPYKGTLNEVVYQFIGGLKAGMGYCGAKDIPTLQETARFVKITAAGVNESHPHDVTITNEAPNYSR from the coding sequence ATGGAAATCAACTCACGCTTTTCTCAACACAAATTTGCTGGTGAAGGTCTAACTTTCGATGATGTATTACTCATTCCATCGTACTCAAATATCTTACCAAGAGAAACCAACTTGCAAACTAAAGTCACTAGAAACATCAGTATCAACATACCTATTCTGTCGGCTGCTATGGACACCGTAACCGAAGCACCTTTGGCAATTGCTTTAGCAAGAGAAGGTGGCATTGGCGTCATTCACAAAAATATGAGTATAGAACAACAAGCAGCTCAAGTGCGTAAAGTAAAACGCTCTGAGTCTGGCTTAATCATCGACCCAATTACACTTAAAGCCAATAATAAAGTAGAAGATGCAATGCAACTCATGGCAGAAAATAAAATTGGTGGCATTCCTATTACAGACGACAATAATTATCTCATTGGAATTTTAACCAACAGAGATTTGAGATTTTGCAAAAACTATAAAATTGATATAAAAGATTTAATGACCAAAGACAATTTGGTTACTGCTCCAGAAGGCACGAGTTTACAACAAGCAGAAAATATACTACACGAATACAAAATTGAAAAACTGCCTGTTGTAGATAAAAATGGAAAGCTAATCGGACTAATAACTTATAAAGATATATTAAAAGTTAAAAATTATCCAAATGCAAGTAAAGATGATTTAGGAAGACTACGAACTGCTGCTGCGGTTGGTGTTACCGAAGATATGTTTGATAGAATTAGTGCATTGGTAAGCGTAGGTGTAGATTTTATTACCATTGATACTGCTCACGGACATTCGGCTGGTGTTATCAACGCAGTAAAAAAAGCCAAACAACAATTTAACCATTTAGATATTGTAGCAGGAAATATTGCAACTGCCGAAGCAGCCAAAGCTTTAGCCGAAGCAGGTGCAGATGCTATTAAAGTTGGCATTGGTCCAGGTTCAATTTGTACTACGAGAATTGTTGCTGGAGTAGGTGTTCCTCAACTAAGTGCTATCTACGAAAGTGCTATGGCTTTAAAAGGGACCAACATTCCAATTATTGGAGATGGTGGTATTCGTTATACTGGCGATGTAGTGAAAGCAATTGCTGCTGGTGCCAATACTATTATGGCTGGTTCTTTGTTTGCAGGAACAGATGAGAGTCCAGGACATACTGTAATTTACGAAGGCAGAAAATTTAAAGTGTATAGAGGCATGGGTTCATTAGAAGCCATGGATAGTGGAAGTAAAGATCGTTATTTTCAAGATGTAGAAGACGACATTAAAAAATTAGTGCCAGAAGGTATTGTAGGAAGAGTACCATACAAAGGTACATTGAACGAAGTGGTGTATCAATTTATTGGTGGATTAAAAGCAGGAATGGGCTATTGTGGAGCGAAAGATATTCCTACACTACAAGAAACAGCACGATTTGTAAAAATTACTGCTGCTGGCGTAAACGAAAGTCATCCACACGATGTAACCATCACCAACGAAGCACCAAATTACAGTAGATAG
- a CDS encoding NAD-dependent epimerase/dehydratase family protein, which produces MILLTGASGYLGSEIAKQLHEQNIPFKILVRTSSNIDYIKNYISKNNILHGDILDIITLEDAMKGISTIIHCAAKISYQNKDINQLYKINTEGTANVINVALAKGVKNIVHISSIAAIGAKPNKGIIDETTKFEKNDYNTQYGISKSLAEKEIYRGIQEGINAVVLQVGIIVGKGNDQNKATQNLIKRVATNRMPFYASGSNGFVAVQDVASIAIQFSQRDLPNENFIVVGENLSFKDYISLIAESTNATIPNKVLKNYMINLYLIFETLKSWITGKSKSINKEQMLLAQVNFEYDNSKIKNYLPFEFTSIAATLKHIEV; this is translated from the coding sequence ATGATTTTGTTAACAGGTGCGTCTGGTTATTTAGGCAGCGAAATTGCTAAGCAGTTGCATGAACAAAATATTCCATTTAAAATATTAGTTAGAACATCTTCCAACATAGATTATATTAAAAATTACATCAGTAAAAATAATATTTTACATGGAGATATATTAGATATTATTACTTTGGAAGATGCAATGAAAGGTATTTCTACTATCATTCATTGTGCAGCAAAAATCAGTTATCAAAACAAAGATATTAATCAGTTATATAAAATAAATACTGAAGGAACGGCTAATGTTATAAATGTTGCTTTAGCAAAAGGAGTTAAAAATATAGTACACATTAGTTCTATTGCTGCTATTGGTGCCAAACCTAATAAAGGCATAATTGATGAAACCACTAAGTTTGAAAAGAACGATTATAATACACAATATGGTATTAGTAAATCGCTGGCAGAAAAAGAAATTTATAGAGGAATACAAGAAGGAATTAATGCTGTAGTTTTGCAAGTTGGAATTATTGTAGGAAAAGGTAACGACCAAAATAAAGCAACACAAAATTTAATTAAAAGAGTCGCTACAAACAGAATGCCATTTTATGCTTCAGGAAGTAATGGTTTTGTTGCAGTACAAGATGTAGCAAGTATTGCTATACAATTTAGTCAACGAGATTTACCCAATGAAAATTTTATTGTAGTAGGAGAAAATTTATCTTTTAAAGACTACATTTCACTTATTGCAGAATCTACAAATGCTACAATTCCAAATAAAGTATTAAAAAATTATATGATTAATTTGTATCTTATTTTTGAAACATTGAAAAGTTGGATAACAGGCAAATCTAAAAGTATTAATAAAGAACAAATGTTGTTGGCACAAGTTAATTTTGAATACGACAATAGTAAAATAAAAAACTATTTGCCATTTGAATTTACAAGTATTGCAGCGACATTAAAACATATAGAAGTGTAA